A section of the Castanea sativa cultivar Marrone di Chiusa Pesio chromosome 12, ASM4071231v1 genome encodes:
- the LOC142618829 gene encoding uncharacterized protein LOC142618829: MPPQHEYHDWFKRITRRFIDRPGAIVTLLIEGYVRLLRRHPVGTEDHKDITEVLTAVHAIERVQPPIPEAPNEEVPTPTGPSTSTTPTGCRPRPPVASPRVVPTPDPSPCTPHPSPSPTIPSSTPHPSPTPTIPSPTPHPSPRPTILTPTPHPCPGSDIRPPTPRSFPQLLPIPSFDLGIDPTPPDMQQEPPSHSTSTAPSSAIDLPHVQAEQTVGLPAVAEGRPKRISKAPPCGTGGHKHGHNAGLEASDEGHARPPPHYTRRHKIQKR; the protein is encoded by the exons ATGCCTCCACAGCACGAGTACCATGACTGGTTCAAAAGGATAACTCGGAGGTTCATAGATAGGCCTGGTGCTATAGTGACTCTGCTG ATTGAGGGATACGTCCGTTTGTTGAGGCGTCACCCAGTGGGCACAGAGGACCACAAGGACATTACTGAGGTCCTAACGGCAGTGCATGCAATTGAACGTGTACAACCTCCTATTCCTGAGGCCCCGAATGAGGAGGTACCTACTCCAACGGGCCCAAGCACGAGCACAACCCCGACCGGATGTCGCCCTCGTCCGCCTGTTGCTAGCCCTCGGGTTGTCCCTACCCCCGATCCTTCTCCATGCaccccacatccatcccctagcccTACCATCCCTTCATCCaccccacatccatcccctaCCCCCACCATTCCTTCACCCACCCCACATCCATCTCCTCGCCCCACCATACTGACACCCACCCCACATCCTTGTCCTGGGTCTGACATTCGTCCACCTACTCCACGGTCATTTCCTCAGCTGTTACCCATTCCATCCTTTGACCTGGGTATTGATCCAACTCCACCTGACATGCAGCAGGAGCCACCCTCCCACAGTACATCTACTGCCCCGTCTTCAGCCATCGACCTACCCCATGTTCAGGCTGAGCAGACTGTTGGGTTACCTGCAGTGGCAGAAGGTCGGCCGAAACGCATATCAAAGGCACCTCCTTGTGGGACAGGGGGGCACAAACATGGACACAATGCTGGGCTCGAGGCATCTGACGAAGGACATGCAAGACCTCCTCCTCATTATACTAGACGGCATAAGATTCAAAAAAGGTAA
- the LOC142620240 gene encoding uncharacterized protein LOC142620240, whose translation MLHTQEAIEAYTDITNRDLADESSLAVAVNNLIALKGPKDVSDGLQKLDRLKEKDSQNFQLAHGLNLKLSPKQREAVYANRVLLLLHANRLDQGRELVAALSDMFADSVMPVLLQAAVFVRENKAVRAEEVLGQFAEKFPDKSKVVLLARAQVAAAAGHPQIAAESLAKMDNSTYRFEAGIGPPSLINFENRQLAD comes from the exons atgCT GCACACACAAGAGGCCATTGAAGCTTACACAGACATTACTAATCGAGATCTGGCAGATGAGTCATCACTGGCAGTGGCAGTGAACAACCTCATTGCATTGAAAGGTCCAAAAGATGTTTCTGATGGCCTACAGAAACTTGATAGGCTGAAAGAGAAAGATTCACAGAACTTCCAGCTTGCTCATGGACTTAACTTGAAGCTTTCACCAAAACAAAGGGAAGCAGTATATGCAAATCGAGTTCTTTTGCTTCTCCACGCAAATAGGCTGGATCAG GGTCGAGAACTTGTTGCTGCACTGTCTGACATGTTTGCTGATAGTGTGATGCCTGTACTGCTTCAAGCAGCTGTCTTTGTGAGAGAGAACAAAGCTGTGAGAGCTGAAGAAGTTCTAGGACAGTTTGCTGAAAAGTTCCCTGATAAGTCCAAGGTTGTTCTCCTAGCTAGGGCACaggttgctgctgctgctggtcATCCCCAAATTGCAGCTGAGTCCCTGGCTAAGATG GACAATAGCACATACAGATTTGAAGCTGGAATTGGCCCTCCATCCCtaataaactttgaaaataGGCAGCTTGCAGATTGA
- the LOC142618830 gene encoding cyclic nucleotide-gated ion channel 17-like, with protein sequence MDPKKIAQRYIRSDSFIDLIATLPLPQMVIWFIIPATRRSQLDHKNNALALIVLLQYVPRLYLIFPLSSQIIKATGVVTKTAWARAAYNLLLYMLASHVLGAAWYLLSIDRYSSCWKKYCKEESNSTSCRLNYFDCGNLIDRKTWESTTNVFKNCNADEDNEFNYGLFQNAVTKNLLFSNFIEKYFYCLWWGLQNLSSYG encoded by the exons ATGGATCCAAAGAAGATTGCACAGAGGTATATTAGATCTGACTCCTTTATTGATCTCATTGCCACACTGCCCCTTCCTCAG ATGGTGATCTGGTTTATTATACCAGCAACAAGAAGGTCCCAACTTGATCATAAGAACAATGCCCTTGCACTAATTGTTCTGCTTCAATATGTTCCAAGATTATATCTGATTTTTCCATTAAGTTCGCAAATAATCAAAGCAACCGGAGTGGTCACTAAGACTGCCTGGGCAAGGGCTGCATATAATCTGCTGTTGTACATGTTGGCTAGCCAT GTTTTAGGGGCAGCATGGTATTTGCTATCGATTGACCGGTATTCCTCATGCTGGAAAAAGTATTGTAAAGAGGAATCTAATTCTACAAGTTGCAGGCTGAATTATTTTGATTGTGGTAACCTTATTGATCGCAAGACATGGGAAAGTACTACAAATGTGTTTAAGAACTGTAATGCGGATGAGGATAATGAGTTCAACTATGGCTTATTTCAAAATGCAGTGACAAAAAATCTTCTTTTCTCAAATTTCATTGAAAAGTATTTCTATTGTTTATGGTGGGGCTTACAGAATCTAAG TTCATATGGGTAG